The following proteins are encoded in a genomic region of Vibrio spartinae:
- a CDS encoding 1,4-dihydroxy-2-naphthoate polyprenyltransferase, which translates to MMNSISIWMDAARPKTLPLALISILTGSALAFSEKHFSWPIAMLALVTAILLQILSNLANDYGDAVKGTDNDARLGPMRAIQSGAVTLKDMKYAMMINVLLTVVSGMALILYALDSLDNILVFIGLGVMAMIAAVAYTMGNKPYGYVGLGDVSVFVFFGLLGVSGTYFLYTGHLNTTLLLPSIACGLLAVAVLNVNNMRDIENDEICGKRTIAVRLGPILAKKYHFILLAGAVFTFSLYLWLQTDPLWLALPFLLSLVAMVKHAVAIWEAEQPVHIAPMLPAVVRCSIVTNLLFVGVVIAQTLIS; encoded by the coding sequence ATGATGAACTCTATTTCGATTTGGATGGATGCGGCTCGACCGAAAACCTTGCCTTTGGCATTGATTTCGATCCTCACAGGAAGTGCCTTAGCTTTTTCTGAAAAGCATTTTTCTTGGCCGATAGCAATGTTAGCTTTGGTCACTGCTATTTTACTGCAAATCTTGTCCAACCTTGCCAATGATTATGGCGATGCGGTGAAAGGAACCGATAATGACGCCCGATTAGGTCCCATGCGAGCAATTCAGTCGGGGGCCGTGACATTGAAAGACATGAAATATGCCATGATGATCAATGTGCTGCTCACTGTTGTTTCTGGCATGGCGTTGATCCTGTATGCCTTGGACTCGCTTGACAATATTCTGGTTTTTATTGGCCTTGGCGTCATGGCGATGATTGCTGCGGTTGCTTATACCATGGGGAATAAGCCTTATGGCTATGTCGGGCTTGGTGATGTCTCGGTATTTGTCTTCTTTGGCTTGTTGGGCGTGTCCGGGACTTATTTTCTCTATACCGGTCATTTGAATACGACGCTACTACTGCCATCGATCGCTTGTGGTTTATTGGCTGTCGCGGTATTGAATGTCAATAATATGCGGGATATCGAAAATGATGAAATCTGCGGCAAGCGAACAATCGCAGTTCGTTTAGGACCGATTCTGGCAAAAAAATATCACTTTATTCTGTTAGCCGGAGCTGTCTTCACGTTTAGTTTATATCTGTGGTTACAGACCGATCCGCTCTGGCTTGCTCTTCCTTTTCTGCTCAGTTTGGTGGCGATGGTCAAACATGCAGTTGCCATCTGGGAAGCAGAACAACCGGTGCACATCGCACCGATGTTACCTGCGGTGGTTCGATGTTCTATTGTGACAAACTTATTGTTTGTCGGGGTTGTCATTGCTCAAACACTGATCAGTTAA
- the rraA gene encoding ribonuclease E activity regulator RraA, with the protein MEYNTSALCDIYFDQVDVVEPMFSNFGGRASFAGQITTVKCFEDNGLIREVLEQDGLGRVLLVDGGGSLRRALIDSELAALAEENEWEGLVVYGCVREVDELEEMNIGIQAMTSIPVGAAVQSMGEIDIPVNFGGVTFLPEDYLYADSTGIILSQEPLNTDLEEAELDEEELDDDDVIDDDDVIVEEDEERI; encoded by the coding sequence ATGGAATACAATACATCTGCACTTTGTGATATTTATTTCGATCAGGTTGATGTTGTAGAACCGATGTTCAGTAATTTTGGTGGACGAGCCTCTTTTGCCGGCCAGATAACAACGGTCAAATGTTTTGAAGATAATGGTTTGATCCGTGAAGTGCTTGAGCAAGACGGTTTGGGACGAGTGCTATTGGTTGATGGCGGTGGTTCTTTGCGTCGTGCCCTGATTGATTCTGAATTAGCTGCGCTCGCCGAAGAAAATGAGTGGGAAGGCCTGGTTGTTTACGGGTGTGTTCGTGAAGTGGACGAATTGGAAGAAATGAATATTGGTATTCAGGCCATGACATCAATTCCTGTTGGTGCCGCTGTACAAAGTATGGGTGAAATTGATATTCCCGTTAATTTTGGCGGTGTCACCTTCTTGCCAGAAGATTACCTTTATGCAGACAGTACCGGTATCATTCTTTCTCAGGAACCTTTGAATACTGACCTTGAAGAGGCTGAGTTGGATGAGGAAGAACTCGATGACGATGATGTCATTGACGATGATGATGTTATTGTCGAAGAAGATGAAGAACGGATTTAA